The region cgatttaattagtgaaaatgcttaataattaaaataattatataagattgaacatattcatattatcaaacaacatattttctttgtaattttCACAGAATAGtattatccacacgtccacatAATAGATGTCAAttcacatttgaacctagctatttctctctttctctatctctctctctctctctctctctatatatatatatatatatatatatatatatatatatatatatatatatatatatatggttaggttattttgttttcactatctattgagTGCGTGTacgattgattctggaccaattattttagttattttaagaaagtaattaatgcatgttacatgttgaaaatataatggatattaattacatctttagCATTTAATATAAtgaattaattacttttttaaaatagcTAAAATGATTGGTACAGAATTAATAATACATAAGCACACAATAGacagtgaaaacatttgaacctaactatatatatatatatatatatatatatatatatatatatatatatatatatatatatatatatatatatatatatatatatatatatatatatatatatatatatataatgtttgtgTTTATTTTGGTTATTATTCATAAACAAACATCGATAGGGGTAAAAAGCCTAATATCAAGGATCAAAATTGGGAGTATGGGTTTAGTTGAGGGACTAAAAATGCAAGTTCTATAAACAGGAATATAAAGCGTTCTGGGCTTCCGTACCATCGAGTGAATCGGTCTCCGGTTGGCTTTGCGACATTCTCCGATTCAGTGGACCTTCATCATAGTGCCGAAAGCCCCTCCACAAAATGAGGTAAATTGTTTGATGAGTTTTATTTCCTTCAGATTTTAGTAAAAAGCAGATTAGTTTTAGCCGATTGTCATCCCTATTCAAATTTCCACTCCATTGGAGTCAAAATTGTTGATAAAACCCTTTTACATGATTTCAAATTGGTGCCATATTTCCTCGAAATTATCGCAATGATGCAACATCAGTACATCGATCATTGCTTTTTACGACTCGTTCATTGGAATAAACAGGAGATTAGGTTATGAATTTGTCGAGTTCGAAGCTGACATGAACTTTATGACAATTTAGAGGAAGCATCATTGATCTATTGAGTCTGTATGTAGTTACAGATCTTAAAGCTTAGGGACTTGACTATGTCGCTAATCCAGGTTTATCGAGGCATGACAGATGTTTAATGTGAAATGACATGAACTTGAATGCAACTATAGCCTAGTTCTTTTTGCTTTATATCTTCACAAGTCCTCCATTGAGAAACTTAATATCAAATTGTTCTAACTACTTGACTTTGCTTATGTTTACTTTTAACTTATGCAACTGTGTAGAAGCCATCCCGAGGTTCTTTGGGCTCAGAGGGCAGACAAAGTTTACCTGACCATAGCCCTAACCAATGCAAAAGACATTGCAGTTAAATGTGAGCCCCATGGATTATTCAACTTCTCTGCCATTGGAGCAAATGATGAAAACTATGAAGTCAGTTTGGAACTTTATGGAAACATCCTACCTGAGGTGATCACCAACCTTTCTTAATCCCCATTTGTTTCATTTCTTAGAAGTTACTCCATCTCCCTTAGCTCCCTTTCTCTATATATGCATACATATTTaaattttttctaaaattgttcaACAGGGCTGCAAAACCCAAATGGGGTTGAGGAATATACTGTGCACTGTTCAGAAAGAGGAGAAAGGTTGGTGGAAACGTCTCTTGAAATCTGATCAAAAACCTGCTCCGTATATAAAGGTTGATTGGAATAGATGGTGTGATGAGGATGAAGAATCAGTTAAAGGtaagctcatatatatatattgttgtgcTTTTCGATCTTTATTCATTGTTTAAAATAAATTCTTGTTATAATAAACGttaaaatataaatgtttttgCACTCTGCAGGTAGTGATGATGATGCCTTGAAGGTATGATCAGCTATCTCCCTAGCTAGTGTTTATTTTCTCACTTTAGAAAGAAAAAGTCAAGTTTAGATTTAGACCTTATGTAATTTAATCATAGTTTAATGTTAATATTGCAATAAAAGtgattttgttttatatttttataggaACTCATTAGATTCTGGGACCCATTAGCCGGACTTGAGCATCTAATAGTTTTGTTTCTTTTCCACTGCAGTATGCCAGTGATGATGATGGAAGTAGTGGCGATGACGGAATGCTATGTGAGTTAATAACAAAATATTTGAGATgttaaaaacatcattgttccAAAAAATCTACTATCCTAAAGTAAGCAAATGAAATGTTTTGGTCACAAATATCATTAAAACAAGGATATATATAAAACAATGGTATTTTATAATAAAACAAATAGTTCGTTACCCAATTGTGACATTAACCGGGTTAATGTCAATAATGGGTAACAAGTATTTGACATGTATaaaaaacacaaagtaaaagatTATTTTTATAGATTGAttggtatgatttttttttttgtagatctTCCGGACTTGGAAAAGGTGAGAggaatctagagagagagagagagagagagagagaaaaaaaaggaTAATACCTGAGAAGTAAGTTGGTGGCCAGAGCCAGAGCCCACTGCTTGTCAAATCACACTGTTTGTTGAGTTGAAGGTAGGATTTGTGGCTCCCTTTTGTGGCCTGGACTTTGACTTGGCCCACTTTCGTACTTTTGCAACGTCTAGGCTTACAAATTACAATATCATTTAAACGTTATCCTGAAGTTTAACCCCATATTATTGTGAGACTATTTTCATCAAAAAAAATTACTATTTACAAAACCCTTTGAAAAGCTTTTTACCATTGATAAGGCTCGAGCTTGGCTCGGGTTAGGGCTAGGGCTAGGGCGTGGCTTGTTTAAATTGATAGGGGCTGGAGCTCGGCTCACAAATGATTGAACAGGCTTTGGCTCAACTCgtttaaaagtaaataaataaataaataaaaggacTCCTAAATGACACTTTTAAGTAAATGTGAAAAAGTTGAGTCAGTTAAAACACTTTTCCATGATCATTCTGTCATTTTTGCGATTATCTCTATTGTGTGTAGTTTCTTATTTAATTATAACTAATCATCAGCAAATAAAGGATAgcataaattacacaaatggtccttatggtttgggatAATTTATGAGTTTAGTGCctaatccttttttttttttaaaactcggGCAGCCCCCATAGTATGTTTTTATTAGGTTTTTGGTTCCTACCAGATATAAAGACTTTTTTGCCCTTAATGTTTTGTTAACTTTttaattatttgtttattatttttaaaatttaaaatataaaataaataaaaatacccTCTtccctttttatccccaaccctTAAGATCTCTTGTCCCATGATCACTACCAATTTTCCGACAAGAGACCTCACCCTAATGACTACCAAGTGAGCTTTCTTCCTCTCATCATCTCTTTTGACTTCTCtgttcaagaatctcaaatgacAACCTCTTGCTGCCACCCACTACCTTGCACCGATTTGGATTTTCGACATCAATTTTCATTGTTGCTTTGAATATCCGATGTCTGAATCCTTCCAATGACACCTTCAGGCCTCCGGTGAACTCAACGATCACCCACTATGACTGCCTCCATCGTTTGACAAAACTCACAGTAAATCACATGACTAAAGAAATTAGAAAATGTAGAAGAACCCTACAATTTGAATCCATAAAATATGCAAAATAAAAAACCTATAAAAACACACAAGACATCATTTGAATCAAGAAAAGTTTCAACTTAACAAATCTACAAGTTAAAATTAGAATTGGTGGGTGTCATAGGACATTCACAATGTTTTTTAAGTGTCATATAACTTTTTACCACATCATACAAAATTGATGGGTGTCATAGCATACATTACAAAACCTATCATATTTTTATGCAATAAGTACAACTTTTGAATAAATGCATTTTTTTTCCGGTGCGGCAAATCCATACCACAGACCGCCTTTACCGCATTTTTTTTCCCACGGTGTGGTGTTTACCGCATACCGCAGTATACCACGGTATGCGGTAAGAGGCACACCGCATAGTGTAATAGGGACCAAATACGCAACAAATTAAAGTTTAAATGATCGTCCgagtgaaaaaaaaattaaagactaAACACGCAAACTACCACAAACCACATAGACAatttgtgtaatttaccctaAAGGATATGTTCTTGAAAACTAACAAGTATCATCACTTCCCCTCATCTACACAGTGCATTGCCTAATTCTCAATTTCTCACTTGATAACCAACAGTCGAAATAGGGTCTTCTACAACAGAAAAGCAATTATAATATCCAGGAATCAGGCTTGATTACGCGCAAAAGTTAATATCCAATGAAATTAGAGAGAAACATAGCACCAAGAGTAACATGAGGTCGAGCAAAAAGACCAACACAAAATATGTCATCAATCATCATATCAGATATGGTGCTAAAAACAACAATGTCAACAAAATTAATACGAATATGTAAATCAGTGGAACCAAACACCTTAATTCTAATTATCTTTTATATTTATTAGTAAAAGTATTTTAGGATCCGTTTTGTTatgaaaaaaaatagttttttagttCAGTTTCAGAAAAATGAAATGAGCTTTCATTTTCAGTACTCAACAAAATATTGAAAAACACATTCGGTAAAAACTGATCGAATTTTCATTTTTTAGATGTGTATTAATTTCAGTCCAACCTCCATACCCAACCTTACACCTATAGCCATCCTACAACCATATCCACCCACCCCACTCACCCCGAAACCTCCAACCCCACCCAACCATTCAACACCCCACACATCCCACTGAATAATATTATTTCATCCAAGTATTCCATATTTAAGCACTTCAAATGTCAACACCATGAGAAACTCAAAAAATATGAATGAGATACTGGATGAAGAAAGACCTATTGAAGGTATGAATGAGATGTTGGATAAGGAGGATCCTTTTCTTGGATATATGGATGAGATACATGTTAGTTGACAAAGCACCTTATGCAGCGTATCAGTGTACCTTATAGTCAAGAAACTCAAAAAAAGTATGAAAGAATACTTAAGAATTAAAATAAAGCTAACAAGGACACTGGAAGTAGTCGATGCGATCCAATTAATTTGGACTGAATGTGTTGTACTCTACATACTTTTGCTTTCTGTTGGGACATATTTTGTTAGTGCCACATGTTTTTACAGTGTAATACCTAGGGAAACTATTACACCAACTTTTATGCTTTGTTCAATGTATGACCAATGGAAACTGTTCTATAATTACTTTTGGTTTGATAAATATTCAATGTTTTGTTCTACATGGACAAAGTTTGTGCTGTTTTCTGTTTATTTATCAGCTTCTGTTTTGCTACATGCATTTTGACACATATATTATGCCTTACTAAACGTGACCACATTttgttttgcaaaaaaaaaaagaaccaaaCCATAATTCCATTACATTAAAAAGTGATTACATTACATTAGATTCCATTCCATTCATAAGACAACACATTCCATTCCATTAAAAAATGATTACATTACATATGATTCCATTCCATTCAAAATACTTAATTTACACTCATTCCTTTCAAAATACTTTACATCAAATTCTTTTTTGCCATATTATCAAAAGACCACAAAAGACAAGAATTACATCAAAGCCCGtaattaataaacttccaaaAAAGAACAAACACAAGAAAAAAAAACCAATTTCATTTCTTTGGTTTTTGTTGAAACTTGGACTTCATATCTTCTTTAAATTTCGATTTCCACACTACAATATTGTTTTCTTCATGTTCTTTTTGCTATTTTTCAACTTCTCAAATTCTAGAAGATAGAATTTTGTACCACAAAATGTCAAGTACATGTTCTATCCACTCAAAAAAGAAATCGCACTTTGACCCACTTTTAGACAGATAATTTGGACACCTTAAAAAATCTCCTTCTTGGGTTCAACATCGTCCAAGACGTTTCGGTTTCTTGAGGGTAAACCACAATCACACATAATACAAAGGTTGTATTGAGCTTGAACCTCCACATTAGGGTTGGAAAAATAAGAACTTGATTCCATTCTtgcatgaaattgttacacagcTACTAAAAATATGGAAATCACAATGTTGATCTTGGAAGACTTCTATGGTCGTTGAGGAGAGATGTGTTGGTTTTTGGACATTGATATTCGGTTTAGGGCACCAAAAATATCTATAAAGGGATCAAACAATGTTGTTTAAGATGTGACTACACAACCGGGAGAAGGGCAATCATGTTTTAAACACAATAACAAAAAGTTCCTTATATGTG is a window of Lactuca sativa cultivar Salinas chromosome 1, Lsat_Salinas_v11, whole genome shotgun sequence DNA encoding:
- the LOC111914900 gene encoding co-chaperone protein p23-2 isoform X1, with protein sequence MRSHPEVLWAQRADKVYLTIALTNAKDIAVKCEPHGLFNFSAIGANDENYEVSLELYGNILPEGCKTQMGLRNILCTVQKEEKGWWKRLLKSDQKPAPYIKVDWNRWCDEDEESVKGSDDDALKYASDDDGSSGDDGMLYLPDLEKVRGI
- the LOC111914900 gene encoding co-chaperone protein p23-2 isoform X2, which translates into the protein MSHPEVLWAQRADKVYLTIALTNAKDIAVKCEPHGLFNFSAIGANDENYEVSLELYGNILPEGCKTQMGLRNILCTVQKEEKGWWKRLLKSDQKPAPYIKVDWNRWCDEDEESVKGSDDDALKYASDDDGSSGDDGMLYLPDLEKVRGI